The Xiphophorus hellerii strain 12219 chromosome 5, Xiphophorus_hellerii-4.1, whole genome shotgun sequence genome window below encodes:
- the trmt1 gene encoding tRNA (guanine(26)-N(2))-dimethyltransferase isoform X1 gives MAPLLPAINDLELSRLRPMLVRTARRLPLIISSRLHPSPSYSANQTCRRSRSSMDPQVSAADHSSGISSDSTHVSEEPTAVELLPGETVVKEGKAAILFPNANEVFYNPVQEFNRDLTCAVITEFARDLLAQRGVKVLVPGEKERVVVSLSEETNEAETAEKNGAEEPKVTARVGEKCENGLRVLEGLAASGLRSVRFALEVPGLQSVTANDFSSKAAALIARNAQYNRVDHLLQPSCRDASMLMYEMRGKKERYDVIDLDPYGSPAAFVDAAVQAVSEGGLLCVTCTDMAVMAGNNGETCYSKYGSVSIKSKYCHEMALRIILHSLDQRAGVYQRYIQPLLSVSADFYIRVFVRVFTGQATVKNSASKQALVYNCVGCGSFHMQRLGRRISSGKHMKYSAATGPPVGPECEHCGQRHQLGGPFWAEAIHDLDFVQKVLEAVSGNPSRFGTSKRIEGMLSMVTEELEDVPLYYTVDSLSSTIHCNTPPLLQFRSALLHAGHRVSLAHACKNAVKTDAPPGVIWDVMRCWEKTNPVKREKLSQTSPAFKILSTEPSLEACFTVREDANPQSRKRHLTRFQENPQAFWGPKARAKAGGGISTDLQDKRKKFQNKRKNQITDSSQLKNFPCKKFKQVGSASEEPRPAFIRSDLALLPSPGNVCERRQLLLLPPDGADV, from the exons ATGGCACCTTTACTTCCAGCAATCAATGACTTGGAATTATCTCG GCTGCGTCCCATGCTGGTGCGGACGGCCCGGCGGCTCCCTCTCATCATCTCCAGTCGGCTCCACCCTTCCCCTTCGtattcagccaatcagacgtgTCGGAGGAGCCGGAGCTCTATGGACCCCCAGGTGTCCGCCGCTGACCACTCGTCCGGGATTAGTTCTGATTCGACGCATGTTTCAGAGGAACCGACCGCCGTCGAGCTGTTACCTGGAGAGACCGTTGTGAAGGAGGggaaggcggccatcttgtttccCAACGCCAACGAGGTGTTTTACAACCCGGTCCAGGAGTTTAATAGAGATTTAAC TTGTGCCGTAATCACGGAGTTTGCTCGAGACCTGTTGGCTCAGCGGGGGGTGAAGGTGCTCGTTCCTGGAGAAAAAGAGCGAGTGGTGGTCTCTCTGTCGGAGGAGACGAACGAGGCCGAGACGGCGGAGAAAAACGGTGCAGAGGAGCCCAAAGTTACAGCAAGAGTAGGGGAAAAATGTGAG AACGGTCTCCGCGTCCTGGAGGGCCTGGCGGCCTCCGGGTTGCGCTCGGTGCGTTTTGCTCTGGAGGTCCCCGGCCTGCAGAGCGTCACCGCCAACGACTTCTCCAGCAAAGCGGCGGCGCTGATCGCCCGGAACGCCCAGTACAACCGGGTCGACCACCTGCTGCAGCCCAGCTGCAGGGATGCCAG caTGCTAATGTATGAAATGCGAGGGAAGAAAGAGCGATACGATGTCATCGATCTGGATCCCTACGGAAGCCCGGCGGCGTTCGTGGACGCAGCAGTGCAGGCTGTCAGTGAAGGAG GCCTGCTGTGCGTAACGTGCACCGACATGGCCGTGATGGCGGGAAACAACGGGGAAACCTGCTACAGCAAATACGGCTCAGTCTCCATCAAAAGCAAATACTGCCATGAGATG GCTCTTCGTATCATCCTCCACAGTTTGGACCAGCGGGCCGGAGTGTACCAGCGGTACATCCAGCCGCTGCTGTCCGTCAGCGCCGACTTTTACATCCGGGTCTTTGTTAGAGTCTTCACAGGACAGGCTACTGTCAAGAACTCTGCCAG TAAACAGGCGTTGGTGTACAACTGCGTCGGCTGCGGCTCCTTCCACATGCAGAGACTGGGTAGAAGAATAAGCAGCGGCAAACA CATGAAGTACTCTGCTGCCACTGGACCGCCGGTCGGACCAGAGTGTGAGCACTGCGGACAGAGACACCAG CTGGGCGGTCCCTTCTGGGCCGAAGCCATCCACGACCTGGACTTCGTCCAGAAGGTTTTAGAGGCCGTGTCGGGGAACCCGTCCAGATTCGGAACGTCCAAACGTATCGAGGGCATGCTCAGCATGGTTACCGAG GAGTTGGAAGATGTTCCTCTCTACTACACAGTGGACAGTCTGAGCAGCACAATACACTGTAACACTCCGCCGTTGCTCCAGTTTAG GTCGGCTCTCCTCCACGCGGGCCACAGGGTTTCTCTCGCTCACGCCTGTAAAAACGCGGTGAAGACGGACGCTCCTCCTGGAGTCATCTGGGACGTCATGAGATGTTGG GAGAAAACGAATCCTGTAAAGAGGGAGAAATTGTCTCAGACCAGTCCTGCGTTCAAGATCCTCTCCACTGAACCCAG ccTAGAAGCCTGCTTCACCGTGAGAGAGGATGCAAACCCTCAGTCTCGTAAACGCCACCTGACCCGGTTCCAGGAGAACCCTCAGGCCTTCTGGGGGCCCAAAGCTCGAGCCAAAGCAGG GGGCGGCATCTCTACTGACCTGCAGGACAAGAGGAAGAAGTTCCAGAACAAAAGGAAGAACCAGATCACCGACTCGTCACAGCTCAAGAACTTCCCCTGCAAGAAGTTCAAGCAGGTCGGATCCGCCTCTGAGGAACCACGACCCGCTTTTATCCGTTCTGATCTGGCTTTGCTTCCTTCTCCAGGGAACGTGTGCGAACGGAGACAGCTGCTGCTACTCCCACCAGACGGAGCAGACGTGTGA
- the trmt1 gene encoding tRNA (guanine(26)-N(2))-dimethyltransferase isoform X2, whose protein sequence is MAPLLPAINDLELSRLRPMLVRTARRLPLIISSRLHPSPSYSANQTCRRSRSSMDPQVSAADHSSGISSDSTHVSEEPTAVELLPGETVVKEGKAAILFPNANEVFYNPVQEFNRDLTCAVITEFARDLLAQRGVKVLVPGEKERVVVSLSEETNEAETAEKNGAEEPKVTARVGEKCENGLRVLEGLAASGLRSVRFALEVPGLQSVTANDFSSKAAALIARNAQYNRVDHLLQPSCRDASMLMYEMRGKKERYDVIDLDPYGSPAAFVDAAVQAVSEGGLLCVTCTDMAVMAGNNGETCYSKYGSVSIKSKYCHEMALRIILHSLDQRAGVYQRYIQPLLSVSADFYIRVFVRVFTGQATVKNSASKQALVYNCVGCGSFHMQRLGRRISSGKHMKYSAATGPPVGPECEHCGQRHQLGGPFWAEAIHDLDFVQKVLEAVSGNPSRFGTSKRIEGMLSMVTEELEDVPLYYTVDSLSSTIHCNTPPLLQFRSALLHAGHRVSLAHACKNAVKTDAPPGVIWDVMRCWEKTNPVKREKLSQTSPAFKILSTEPSLEACFTVREDANPQSRKRHLTRFQENPQAFWGPKARAKAGGGISTDLQDKRKKFQNKRKNQITDSSQLKNFPCKKFKQGTCANGDSCCYSHQTEQTCDEKTE, encoded by the exons ATGGCACCTTTACTTCCAGCAATCAATGACTTGGAATTATCTCG GCTGCGTCCCATGCTGGTGCGGACGGCCCGGCGGCTCCCTCTCATCATCTCCAGTCGGCTCCACCCTTCCCCTTCGtattcagccaatcagacgtgTCGGAGGAGCCGGAGCTCTATGGACCCCCAGGTGTCCGCCGCTGACCACTCGTCCGGGATTAGTTCTGATTCGACGCATGTTTCAGAGGAACCGACCGCCGTCGAGCTGTTACCTGGAGAGACCGTTGTGAAGGAGGggaaggcggccatcttgtttccCAACGCCAACGAGGTGTTTTACAACCCGGTCCAGGAGTTTAATAGAGATTTAAC TTGTGCCGTAATCACGGAGTTTGCTCGAGACCTGTTGGCTCAGCGGGGGGTGAAGGTGCTCGTTCCTGGAGAAAAAGAGCGAGTGGTGGTCTCTCTGTCGGAGGAGACGAACGAGGCCGAGACGGCGGAGAAAAACGGTGCAGAGGAGCCCAAAGTTACAGCAAGAGTAGGGGAAAAATGTGAG AACGGTCTCCGCGTCCTGGAGGGCCTGGCGGCCTCCGGGTTGCGCTCGGTGCGTTTTGCTCTGGAGGTCCCCGGCCTGCAGAGCGTCACCGCCAACGACTTCTCCAGCAAAGCGGCGGCGCTGATCGCCCGGAACGCCCAGTACAACCGGGTCGACCACCTGCTGCAGCCCAGCTGCAGGGATGCCAG caTGCTAATGTATGAAATGCGAGGGAAGAAAGAGCGATACGATGTCATCGATCTGGATCCCTACGGAAGCCCGGCGGCGTTCGTGGACGCAGCAGTGCAGGCTGTCAGTGAAGGAG GCCTGCTGTGCGTAACGTGCACCGACATGGCCGTGATGGCGGGAAACAACGGGGAAACCTGCTACAGCAAATACGGCTCAGTCTCCATCAAAAGCAAATACTGCCATGAGATG GCTCTTCGTATCATCCTCCACAGTTTGGACCAGCGGGCCGGAGTGTACCAGCGGTACATCCAGCCGCTGCTGTCCGTCAGCGCCGACTTTTACATCCGGGTCTTTGTTAGAGTCTTCACAGGACAGGCTACTGTCAAGAACTCTGCCAG TAAACAGGCGTTGGTGTACAACTGCGTCGGCTGCGGCTCCTTCCACATGCAGAGACTGGGTAGAAGAATAAGCAGCGGCAAACA CATGAAGTACTCTGCTGCCACTGGACCGCCGGTCGGACCAGAGTGTGAGCACTGCGGACAGAGACACCAG CTGGGCGGTCCCTTCTGGGCCGAAGCCATCCACGACCTGGACTTCGTCCAGAAGGTTTTAGAGGCCGTGTCGGGGAACCCGTCCAGATTCGGAACGTCCAAACGTATCGAGGGCATGCTCAGCATGGTTACCGAG GAGTTGGAAGATGTTCCTCTCTACTACACAGTGGACAGTCTGAGCAGCACAATACACTGTAACACTCCGCCGTTGCTCCAGTTTAG GTCGGCTCTCCTCCACGCGGGCCACAGGGTTTCTCTCGCTCACGCCTGTAAAAACGCGGTGAAGACGGACGCTCCTCCTGGAGTCATCTGGGACGTCATGAGATGTTGG GAGAAAACGAATCCTGTAAAGAGGGAGAAATTGTCTCAGACCAGTCCTGCGTTCAAGATCCTCTCCACTGAACCCAG ccTAGAAGCCTGCTTCACCGTGAGAGAGGATGCAAACCCTCAGTCTCGTAAACGCCACCTGACCCGGTTCCAGGAGAACCCTCAGGCCTTCTGGGGGCCCAAAGCTCGAGCCAAAGCAGG GGGCGGCATCTCTACTGACCTGCAGGACAAGAGGAAGAAGTTCCAGAACAAAAGGAAGAACCAGATCACCGACTCGTCACAGCTCAAGAACTTCCCCTGCAAGAAGTTCAAGCAG GGAACGTGTGCGAACGGAGACAGCTGCTGCTACTCCCACCAGACGGAGCAGACGTGTGATGAGAAGACTGAATGA
- the trmt1 gene encoding tRNA (guanine(26)-N(2))-dimethyltransferase isoform X3 has protein sequence MLVRTARRLPLIISSRLHPSPSYSANQTCRRSRSSMDPQVSAADHSSGISSDSTHVSEEPTAVELLPGETVVKEGKAAILFPNANEVFYNPVQEFNRDLTCAVITEFARDLLAQRGVKVLVPGEKERVVVSLSEETNEAETAEKNGAEEPKVTARVGEKCENGLRVLEGLAASGLRSVRFALEVPGLQSVTANDFSSKAAALIARNAQYNRVDHLLQPSCRDASMLMYEMRGKKERYDVIDLDPYGSPAAFVDAAVQAVSEGGLLCVTCTDMAVMAGNNGETCYSKYGSVSIKSKYCHEMALRIILHSLDQRAGVYQRYIQPLLSVSADFYIRVFVRVFTGQATVKNSASKQALVYNCVGCGSFHMQRLGRRISSGKHMKYSAATGPPVGPECEHCGQRHQLGGPFWAEAIHDLDFVQKVLEAVSGNPSRFGTSKRIEGMLSMVTEELEDVPLYYTVDSLSSTIHCNTPPLLQFRSALLHAGHRVSLAHACKNAVKTDAPPGVIWDVMRCWEKTNPVKREKLSQTSPAFKILSTEPSLEACFTVREDANPQSRKRHLTRFQENPQAFWGPKARAKAGGGISTDLQDKRKKFQNKRKNQITDSSQLKNFPCKKFKQVGSASEEPRPAFIRSDLALLPSPGNVCERRQLLLLPPDGADV, from the exons ATGCTGGTGCGGACGGCCCGGCGGCTCCCTCTCATCATCTCCAGTCGGCTCCACCCTTCCCCTTCGtattcagccaatcagacgtgTCGGAGGAGCCGGAGCTCTATGGACCCCCAGGTGTCCGCCGCTGACCACTCGTCCGGGATTAGTTCTGATTCGACGCATGTTTCAGAGGAACCGACCGCCGTCGAGCTGTTACCTGGAGAGACCGTTGTGAAGGAGGggaaggcggccatcttgtttccCAACGCCAACGAGGTGTTTTACAACCCGGTCCAGGAGTTTAATAGAGATTTAAC TTGTGCCGTAATCACGGAGTTTGCTCGAGACCTGTTGGCTCAGCGGGGGGTGAAGGTGCTCGTTCCTGGAGAAAAAGAGCGAGTGGTGGTCTCTCTGTCGGAGGAGACGAACGAGGCCGAGACGGCGGAGAAAAACGGTGCAGAGGAGCCCAAAGTTACAGCAAGAGTAGGGGAAAAATGTGAG AACGGTCTCCGCGTCCTGGAGGGCCTGGCGGCCTCCGGGTTGCGCTCGGTGCGTTTTGCTCTGGAGGTCCCCGGCCTGCAGAGCGTCACCGCCAACGACTTCTCCAGCAAAGCGGCGGCGCTGATCGCCCGGAACGCCCAGTACAACCGGGTCGACCACCTGCTGCAGCCCAGCTGCAGGGATGCCAG caTGCTAATGTATGAAATGCGAGGGAAGAAAGAGCGATACGATGTCATCGATCTGGATCCCTACGGAAGCCCGGCGGCGTTCGTGGACGCAGCAGTGCAGGCTGTCAGTGAAGGAG GCCTGCTGTGCGTAACGTGCACCGACATGGCCGTGATGGCGGGAAACAACGGGGAAACCTGCTACAGCAAATACGGCTCAGTCTCCATCAAAAGCAAATACTGCCATGAGATG GCTCTTCGTATCATCCTCCACAGTTTGGACCAGCGGGCCGGAGTGTACCAGCGGTACATCCAGCCGCTGCTGTCCGTCAGCGCCGACTTTTACATCCGGGTCTTTGTTAGAGTCTTCACAGGACAGGCTACTGTCAAGAACTCTGCCAG TAAACAGGCGTTGGTGTACAACTGCGTCGGCTGCGGCTCCTTCCACATGCAGAGACTGGGTAGAAGAATAAGCAGCGGCAAACA CATGAAGTACTCTGCTGCCACTGGACCGCCGGTCGGACCAGAGTGTGAGCACTGCGGACAGAGACACCAG CTGGGCGGTCCCTTCTGGGCCGAAGCCATCCACGACCTGGACTTCGTCCAGAAGGTTTTAGAGGCCGTGTCGGGGAACCCGTCCAGATTCGGAACGTCCAAACGTATCGAGGGCATGCTCAGCATGGTTACCGAG GAGTTGGAAGATGTTCCTCTCTACTACACAGTGGACAGTCTGAGCAGCACAATACACTGTAACACTCCGCCGTTGCTCCAGTTTAG GTCGGCTCTCCTCCACGCGGGCCACAGGGTTTCTCTCGCTCACGCCTGTAAAAACGCGGTGAAGACGGACGCTCCTCCTGGAGTCATCTGGGACGTCATGAGATGTTGG GAGAAAACGAATCCTGTAAAGAGGGAGAAATTGTCTCAGACCAGTCCTGCGTTCAAGATCCTCTCCACTGAACCCAG ccTAGAAGCCTGCTTCACCGTGAGAGAGGATGCAAACCCTCAGTCTCGTAAACGCCACCTGACCCGGTTCCAGGAGAACCCTCAGGCCTTCTGGGGGCCCAAAGCTCGAGCCAAAGCAGG GGGCGGCATCTCTACTGACCTGCAGGACAAGAGGAAGAAGTTCCAGAACAAAAGGAAGAACCAGATCACCGACTCGTCACAGCTCAAGAACTTCCCCTGCAAGAAGTTCAAGCAGGTCGGATCCGCCTCTGAGGAACCACGACCCGCTTTTATCCGTTCTGATCTGGCTTTGCTTCCTTCTCCAGGGAACGTGTGCGAACGGAGACAGCTGCTGCTACTCCCACCAGACGGAGCAGACGTGTGA
- the soul5l gene encoding uncharacterized protein soul5l, translating into MAAIIAVAILALVVSIESSVGPSTNTSFCTESKECLEYELVCKTDEYEVRHLTPTRWVSTDAEAYFMGVGAALAFRRLFQYINGANDEGVKMEMTAPVLVKVPEETKLWEPAVYTLNFPLPAAYQDKPPAPTNDKVYFTAMPDMDVYVRSYGGWMLSVTSRLHSHLLTKELERVRASYNHTYHYGVGYDSPLKLLNRHNEVWYVAEGEPVCTDPQEPTPAHTPRPTPPHLLADSPSEMLSDSPYLPPSNLSSNTTFNSSSSALLPSDPSAVLPSETPASNSSEPRTEAAFSHPPSSALMAEDPTAANASAGPSLEPEREAGAWNITTGGSVDTQANPGTEVQPDDAH; encoded by the exons AT GGCTGCCATCATTGCCGTAGCTATTTTGGCCCTGGTGGTTTCCATCGAAAGCAGCGTGGG ACCCAGCACCAACACCAGCTTCTGCACCGAGTCGAAGGAATGTCTGGAATATGAACTGGTCTGCAAAACGGACGAGTATGAA gtgcGACACCTTACCCCCACTCGCTGGGTGTCGACAGACGCCGAAGCCTACTTCATGGGAGTGGGAGCAGCCCTGGCTTTCAGGAGACTCTTCCAGTACATCAACGGAGCAAACGACGAAG GCGTGAAGATGGAGATGACCGCCCCAGTCCTGGTGAAGGTCCCAGAGGAAACCAAGCTGTGGGAGCCGGCCGTCTACACGCTCAACTTCCCGCTGCCGGCGGCCTATCAGGACAAGCCGCCCGCGCCCACCAACGACAAG GTGTATTTTACGGCGATGCCGGACATGGACGTGTACGTGAGGAGCTACGGAGGCTGGATGCTGTCGGTCACCTCCAGGCTTCACTCCCACCTGCTGACCAAAGAGCTGGAGCGAGTTCGCGCCTCCTACAACCACACCTATCACTACGGGGTCGGTTACGACAG CCCCTTGAAGCTCCTGAACCGGCATAACGAGGTGTGGTACGTGGCTGAAGGGGAACCGGTGTGCACAGACCCACAGGAGCCCACTCCCGCACACACTCCCCGCCCCACGCCGCCCCACCTGCTCGCGGACTCGCCGTCAGAGATGCTGTCCGACTCGCCCTACCTCCCTCCGTCCAACCTGTCCTCAAACACCACCTTTAACTCCTCTTCTTCCGCGCTGCTGCCCTCCGACCCCTCGGCCGTCCTCCCGTCCGAAACCCCGGCGAGCAATTCGTCCGAGCCTCGCACCGAGGCCGCGTTCAGTCACCCTCCGTCCTCCGCCCTCATGGCAGAGGACCCGACGGCGGCCAACGCCTCCGCCGGCCCCTCGCTGGAGCCGGAGCGCGAGGCCGGCGCGTGGAACATCACGACCGGCGGCTCTGTGGACACACAAGCTAACCCTGGCACCGAGGTCCAACCAGACGATGCCCATTAG